The following are encoded together in the Capsulimonas corticalis genome:
- a CDS encoding AAA family ATPase — MKLTKFRVQNFRSVVDSGWIETENVTALIGTNESGKTNLLTPLWKLNPAKGGEINPLADYPRKRFNDIRNMDKKPVFIEALFELDDNLVKQIASLAEVPVDHIRIAKVTRDFAGGYTVGFPNAASIHFLEKKEVYSLISDARDDISAIEVGKSEEVLKASMLSTLDTLIAEISRGIASITSMVLKSYAERLNTVDLDDGLKRSMIVPRFGLVVDAMNEMVVRVSKPTPSSNVQARDLVRKNMPTFVYYSNYGNLDSEIYLPHVLDNMQRDDLGSREEAKARTLKVLFEFVKLQPKEILELGRDSPVIITKTVNQANQALSETRSPAPSDEEIREIAAKKKEREVLLTSASADLTAKFRDWWRQGEYRFRFDADGDHFRIWVSDDKRPEEIELEGRSTGLQWFLSFYLTFLVESADDHKDAILLLDEPGQSLHPLAQRDLSKFFDNLSLNNQILYTAHSPFLVDSDHLDRVKAVYVDENGATVVSSDLRAGVGNKAQSNSIYPVNAAVGLSVSETMLEGCQPIIVEGPSDQVFLSAIKTYLIRKGQFTPNRETVFVPSGGVRGVSAVMPILAAKTEVLPYILLDSDKPGEDMAKNLKSHAYQGQSERVIMVSDIIGVAGAEIEDLFSIDLIAPIVDRLLRGHQDEDFSASAKKGEPIIPQIEAYAKQHNIQLPLGWKVDLAKRVKLRILADKNPYEADTQTLLRWKLLFEKFMHPNENGNLESAI; from the coding sequence TTGAAACTGACGAAATTCCGAGTCCAAAACTTTCGGTCGGTCGTTGATAGTGGATGGATTGAGACTGAAAACGTCACCGCTCTCATTGGCACTAACGAAAGTGGAAAAACTAACTTACTCACTCCGCTATGGAAGCTAAATCCTGCAAAAGGGGGAGAAATCAATCCTCTTGCTGATTATCCTCGAAAGCGCTTTAATGACATTCGAAATATGGACAAAAAGCCCGTTTTCATTGAGGCTTTGTTTGAATTAGATGACAATTTGGTAAAACAGATTGCGTCTTTAGCAGAAGTCCCCGTCGATCATATCCGTATAGCTAAAGTAACGCGTGATTTCGCTGGTGGTTACACAGTTGGCTTTCCTAATGCCGCTTCCATTCATTTCTTGGAAAAAAAAGAGGTCTATTCTTTAATTAGCGATGCCCGTGACGATATAAGTGCAATCGAGGTCGGTAAATCAGAAGAAGTCTTAAAAGCCTCCATGCTTTCTACTTTGGACACATTGATTGCAGAAATCTCTAGAGGCATCGCCAGTATAACATCTATGGTCCTGAAGAGTTACGCAGAACGCCTCAATACAGTTGACCTAGATGATGGTCTAAAGCGTTCGATGATTGTACCTCGTTTTGGCTTAGTAGTAGATGCAATGAACGAGATGGTGGTGCGTGTTAGTAAACCGACGCCCAGTTCTAATGTTCAAGCACGCGATTTAGTTCGTAAAAATATGCCGACATTTGTATATTATTCGAATTATGGGAATTTAGATTCAGAAATCTATCTACCTCATGTTCTTGACAATATGCAACGAGATGACTTAGGCAGTCGCGAAGAGGCTAAGGCTCGGACATTAAAAGTTTTGTTCGAATTTGTTAAATTGCAACCTAAGGAAATATTAGAATTGGGGAGAGATTCTCCTGTAATAATCACCAAGACTGTAAATCAGGCTAACCAAGCGCTTTCTGAAACTAGAAGTCCTGCTCCATCCGACGAAGAAATTAGAGAGATTGCAGCAAAGAAGAAAGAGCGTGAGGTATTATTGACTTCAGCTTCAGCCGATTTAACAGCCAAATTCAGAGATTGGTGGCGACAAGGAGAATATCGCTTTCGCTTTGATGCTGATGGGGATCATTTTAGAATATGGGTATCTGACGATAAAAGACCAGAAGAGATTGAATTGGAAGGTCGAAGTACAGGATTACAATGGTTCTTAAGTTTTTATTTGACATTTTTAGTTGAGAGTGCTGATGATCATAAAGATGCTATTCTGCTTTTAGATGAACCAGGTCAATCGTTACACCCTTTAGCACAGCGAGATTTGTCGAAGTTTTTTGATAATTTGTCACTTAATAACCAGATTTTGTACACTGCTCATTCACCATTTCTAGTTGATTCTGATCATTTGGATCGTGTTAAAGCCGTATATGTTGATGAAAATGGCGCAACAGTGGTTTCTTCCGATCTGCGCGCAGGTGTAGGTAATAAGGCTCAGTCTAACTCCATTTATCCCGTCAATGCGGCTGTTGGCCTAAGTGTATCTGAAACTATGCTCGAAGGATGCCAACCTATAATTGTTGAAGGTCCTTCAGATCAAGTCTTTTTAAGCGCAATAAAAACATATCTTATTCGTAAAGGACAATTTACTCCGAACCGCGAGACTGTTTTCGTTCCTTCTGGAGGAGTTAGAGGAGTAAGTGCAGTGATGCCAATCCTTGCAGCTAAGACGGAGGTACTGCCATATATTTTGCTTGACTCCGACAAACCTGGAGAGGATATGGCTAAAAATTTAAAAAGCCACGCATACCAGGGCCAGAGTGAGCGCGTAATTATGGTCAGTGACATTATAGGCGTGGCTGGCGCTGAAATCGAAGATTTATTTTCTATAGATTTGATTGCGCCTATCGTTGACCGACTTCTAAGAGGTCACCAAGACGAAGATTTTTCTGCTAGTGCAAAAAAAGGCGAGCCCATAATTCCCCAGATAGAAGCATATGCAAAACAGCATAATATTCAATTACCTCTTGGATGGAAAGTTGATCTCGCTAAGAGGGTAAAGTTACGTATACTGGCTGACAAAAATCCTTATGAAGCAGACACTCAGACACTCCTGCGATGGAAATTGTTATTCGAAAAATTTATGCATCCTAATGAAAATGGCAATCTCGAATCGGCGATCTAA